The following is a genomic window from Desulfuromonadales bacterium.
TACGACCATCGTGGCCAAGGCTTTTCAGGAGCAGCGGGTCACCGGGAAATTGCGGGAAATCGTGGTCGGGGTGCTGATCGTCGAGGACCTGATCGCCATCCTGCTCATGGCTTCACTCACCGCCATCGCCACCGGCAGCGGCCTCGCCGCCGGCCCTCTGGCCATGACTGTCGGCCGCCTCGTTGCCTTCCTGGTCGGGCTGGTCGCCATCGGCCTCTTTCTCGTTCCTCGGGCGGTGCGACTGGTCAATCGCCTGAACCGGCCGGAGACGACCGTCGTGGCCAGCGTCGGGCTCTGTTTCGCCCTGGCGCTGCTCGCCCAGAAGTTCGGCTACTCGGTTGCCCTCGGGGCGTTCATCGCCGGTTCCCTGGTCGCCGAGTCGGGGGAAGAGAAGCAGATTGAGCATCTGGTCGAACCGGTGCGCGACATCTTCGCGGCGGTCTTCTTCGTTTCGGTGGGGATGCTGATCGACCCGGCACTCATCGTCCGCTACTGGCCGGCGATTCTCGTCCTGACGGCCGTGGTCATGTTCGGCAAGATCATCGGCGTGTCTCTCGGTTCCTTCCTGACCGGCAGCCGGCTGCGTACCTCGATCCAGTCCGGCATGAGCCTGGCCCAGATCGGCGAGTTCTCTTTCATCATCGCCGGCCTCGGACTCACTCTCGGCGCGACGGGCGACTTCCTCTACCCGGTGGCGATCGTCGTCTCCGCCATCACCACCCTGACCACCCCCTGGCTCATCCGCGCCTCGGGGCCGACTGCCAGTTGGGTCGACCGCAAGCTCCCCCGCCCGCTGCAGACCTTCACCGTTCTCTATGGCAGCTGGGTCGAGGGGCTGCGCAACGCGCCCCGGGCGGCGAGCACGACGGCCTACATCCGCAGTCTTCTGCGCCGGCTTCTGCTCGATGCGGCGCTTTTCGCAGGGATCATCGTCGGGATAACCTCTTCCCGGGGCAAACTCATCGCCTTTGCCCGGGATAACGCGGGAATTCGGGAGTCTCTGGCCTTTCCTCTGCTCCTCGGTATGGCTGTCATCCTGGCGGGCCCGTTCTTCCTCGGGGTGATCCGGGTCGGGCGCAAGCTCGGCCTGACCCTCGCCGAGGTCGTCCTCCCCGCCGGCGGCGAGAACCGGGTCGATTTCGCCGCTGCCCCCCGCCGGCTTTTTACGGTTACCCTGGAGCTGGTCATCGTCATCATGGTCGGGGCGCCTCTGCTGGTCCTGACTCGCCCCTTCCTCCCCGGAGCGCAGGGTGGAGTGCTGATCCTCCTATTCATCGGTGTGCTCGGGGTGGCTTTCTGGCGCAGCGCAACCAACCTTCAGGGGCATGTCCGGGCCGGTGCGGAGGTGATCGTCGACGTTCTGGCCAGTCAGTCCCAGGGGCGTGGAAGAGAGGCCCGGGAGGACAATCTTAAACAGGTCGAACAGCTCCTGCCCGGCCTCGGCGCCCTCACCGCGGTGCGGCTCGAGACGTCGTCCCCGGCGGTCGGCAAGACCCTGGCCGAGCTGAACCTGCGGGCGCTGACCGGCGCTTCGGTTCTGGCCATCACGCGGGAAGGAGGGAATGTGGTTGCGCCGGCGGCTGGCGAAACTCTACGGGCGGGGGATGCCCTCGCCCTGACCGGTACGCAGGAGGCGATCGCGGCGGCCAGGACGGTGCTGGGGCAGGAGAGCGCGGAACAGAATCGCCAATAAAAGGGTCTTCGGAACCTGCCGTTGAAAATAGTCCGTTGCCGCCTTGTAGATCCTTCCACATCGCAAATCAG
Proteins encoded in this region:
- a CDS encoding cation:proton antiporter; translation: PLVADSSVVRTLSEIGVILLMFSLGLEFSLRKLVQVGPTAALTAVVETSLMMWLGFTVAQLFGWSIMESLFTGAVIAISSTTIVAKAFQEQRVTGKLREIVVGVLIVEDLIAILLMASLTAIATGSGLAAGPLAMTVGRLVAFLVGLVAIGLFLVPRAVRLVNRLNRPETTVVASVGLCFALALLAQKFGYSVALGAFIAGSLVAESGEEKQIEHLVEPVRDIFAAVFFVSVGMLIDPALIVRYWPAILVLTAVVMFGKIIGVSLGSFLTGSRLRTSIQSGMSLAQIGEFSFIIAGLGLTLGATGDFLYPVAIVVSAITTLTTPWLIRASGPTASWVDRKLPRPLQTFTVLYGSWVEGLRNAPRAASTTAYIRSLLRRLLLDAALFAGIIVGITSSRGKLIAFARDNAGIRESLAFPLLLGMAVILAGPFFLGVIRVGRKLGLTLAEVVLPAGGENRVDFAAAPRRLFTVTLELVIVIMVGAPLLVLTRPFLPGAQGGVLILLFIGVLGVAFWRSATNLQGHVRAGAEVIVDVLASQSQGRGREAREDNLKQVEQLLPGLGALTAVRLETSSPAVGKTLAELNLRALTGASVLAITREGGNVVAPAAGETLRAGDALALTGTQEAIAAARTVLGQESAEQNRQ